A region from the Kribbella shirazensis genome encodes:
- a CDS encoding alkaline phosphatase D family protein translates to MTARTSFRTLPEVDRRRFLTLAGGSAAGLAFSLAMPRPATASSGGVLPYPFTQGVASGDPVEDAVVIWTRIAPAPLLPNGGLDEGARVGVDWQVAEDERFHRVVRSGTTTTSPDTSHTVHVDVRGLLPGRAYWYRFRAGGHLSEVGRTRTMPPRQSMQPLRFAVASCQNWRAGYFQTMADAVAQDAELMLFVGDYLYEYPVQQLAVGRHIDPNLPAEVVPTTVSLDQYRLRYALYRTDPDLLAAHSAMPWILSWDDHEVANDYESWSTPDLDRRAAAYRAYWEFQPLRWPQPPRGADARLYRRFRHGRLAQIDVLDTRQYRDPQVTGGPAADDGPRRDPARVLLGEEQERWFTAGFGAEPARWNLVAQQILMARLNTAADPEAPPTFSPGTWDGYQAGQQRLFDTVATSQARGTSSNFVVLSGDVHCSYVSDISADTTDPTSRVIGAEITSTSITSAQDFNPVANEARQVRRRVNPSLKWADLHCGYVLCHLDSERMHADIRAVDKVSRHDDAVFTAASFEVYNAIPGIHRTA, encoded by the coding sequence ATGACTGCCAGGACTTCGTTCCGGACGCTGCCCGAAGTGGATCGCCGTCGGTTCCTCACCCTCGCCGGTGGCAGCGCCGCCGGGCTCGCGTTCAGCCTCGCGATGCCGCGGCCGGCCACGGCGAGCAGTGGCGGCGTGCTGCCGTACCCGTTCACACAGGGCGTCGCCTCCGGCGACCCGGTGGAGGACGCGGTCGTGATCTGGACACGGATCGCGCCGGCGCCACTGCTGCCGAACGGCGGACTGGACGAGGGCGCCAGGGTGGGCGTCGACTGGCAGGTCGCCGAGGACGAGCGCTTCCACCGCGTGGTCCGGTCCGGCACGACGACGACCAGCCCCGACACCTCACACACGGTGCATGTCGACGTCCGCGGTCTGCTCCCGGGACGGGCGTACTGGTACCGCTTCCGCGCGGGCGGTCATCTCAGCGAGGTCGGCCGGACACGGACGATGCCGCCGAGGCAATCGATGCAGCCGCTGCGCTTCGCGGTCGCCTCCTGCCAGAACTGGCGGGCCGGGTACTTCCAGACGATGGCCGACGCTGTCGCTCAGGATGCCGAGCTGATGCTGTTCGTAGGCGACTACCTGTACGAGTATCCGGTCCAGCAGTTGGCCGTCGGGCGCCACATCGATCCGAATCTTCCCGCCGAGGTCGTGCCCACCACGGTTTCCCTCGACCAGTACCGGCTGCGGTATGCGTTGTACCGAACGGATCCCGACCTTCTCGCCGCCCACAGCGCGATGCCCTGGATCCTGTCCTGGGACGACCACGAGGTCGCCAACGACTACGAGTCGTGGAGTACGCCGGACCTCGACCGCCGGGCGGCGGCATACCGGGCGTACTGGGAGTTCCAGCCGCTCCGCTGGCCGCAGCCACCGCGCGGCGCCGACGCACGGCTGTACCGGCGCTTCCGGCACGGCCGGCTGGCCCAGATCGACGTACTCGACACACGGCAGTACCGCGATCCCCAGGTCACCGGAGGACCCGCTGCCGACGACGGCCCACGACGCGACCCGGCCCGGGTCCTCCTCGGGGAGGAGCAGGAGCGCTGGTTCACAGCAGGCTTCGGCGCCGAGCCGGCCCGCTGGAACCTGGTGGCGCAGCAGATCCTGATGGCCCGGCTGAACACCGCCGCCGACCCGGAAGCCCCGCCGACCTTCTCCCCCGGGACGTGGGACGGCTACCAGGCCGGCCAGCAGCGGCTGTTCGACACCGTGGCGACATCCCAGGCGCGTGGTACGTCGTCCAACTTCGTCGTACTCTCCGGCGACGTGCACTGCAGCTACGTCTCCGACATCTCGGCCGACACCACCGACCCGACGTCCCGCGTCATCGGCGCCGAGATCACGAGTACGTCGATCACCAGCGCGCAGGACTTCAACCCAGTGGCGAACGAGGCGCGCCAGGTCCGGCGCCGGGTCAACCCGTCGCTGAAGTGGGCCGACCTGCACTGCGGCTACGTCCTGTGCCACCTCGACTCGGAGCGCATGCACGCCGACATCCGCGCCGTCGACAAGGTGTCCCGCCACGACGACGCAGTCTTCACGGCAGCCTCCTTCGAGGTGTACAACGCGATCCCCGGCATCCACCGCACCGCCTGA
- a CDS encoding carboxymuconolactone decarboxylase family protein: MRGLATIAVLVSSGQHDELGYYVDKALDDGLTAGEISETITHLAFYSGWQNAMEAVPVVADVFKKRRIGTDQLPEANPELFPQDEAAEADRAANVQRQYGEVSQGVVDDTPNVLFNDLWLRPGLKLRDRSLVGPQPCRLLHRLAESLHCHASHPQRRQLGVRAAAAIPQPTSSVYARRAGVTLA, translated from the coding sequence GTGCGCGGCCTGGCAACCATCGCCGTCCTGGTGTCCAGCGGGCAACACGACGAGCTCGGCTACTACGTCGACAAGGCACTCGACGACGGGCTCACGGCCGGCGAGATCTCCGAGACCATCACGCACCTGGCCTTCTACAGCGGATGGCAGAACGCCATGGAAGCCGTCCCGGTGGTCGCGGACGTGTTCAAGAAGCGCCGCATCGGCACCGATCAGCTTCCCGAGGCCAATCCCGAACTTTTTCCCCAGGACGAGGCCGCCGAGGCGGACCGCGCCGCCAACGTCCAACGACAGTACGGCGAGGTGTCGCAAGGTGTCGTCGACGACACCCCGAACGTCTTGTTCAACGACCTGTGGCTGCGGCCCGGCCTCAAGCTCCGCGATCGCAGCCTGGTCGGTCCTCAACCATGTCGTCTACTTCACCGGCTGGCCGAAAGTCTTCACTGCCATGCCAGTCATCCGCAACGCCGCCAACTCGGGGTCCGAGCCGCTGCCGCCATCCCGCAACCAACGTCGAGTGTCTATGCCCGACGCGCCGGGGTCACGCTGGCGTGA
- a CDS encoding FadR/GntR family transcriptional regulator, producing MVDRDLEPPSQVPVRAWRERPTRRQEQVAEDIKRFILDHRLRPGDPLPTEGEIGDAVAASRSSVREAIKVLSTLDIVEVRHGHGTYVGRMSLNALVESLAFRGVLSRDDDHKVLLELIDVRQLIEQGIAADIIKAMDDDLRASLTALANKMQKKAAAGEDFLEEDREFHLMLMRPIGNDLVLQLTGAFWEVHRIVAPTLNVRPQDGIKTAKLHTAIIKAAAGGDVDELRAAIAAHYEPVRERVRALADDD from the coding sequence ATGGTCGACAGGGATCTCGAACCCCCCAGCCAGGTGCCCGTACGGGCCTGGCGGGAGCGGCCGACCCGCCGCCAGGAGCAGGTCGCCGAAGACATCAAGCGGTTCATCCTGGACCACCGGCTCCGCCCGGGCGATCCGCTGCCGACCGAGGGCGAGATCGGTGACGCGGTCGCCGCAAGCCGGTCGAGCGTGCGCGAAGCCATCAAGGTGCTCTCGACCCTCGACATCGTGGAGGTTCGCCACGGCCACGGCACGTACGTCGGCCGGATGTCGCTGAACGCCCTGGTCGAGAGCCTCGCGTTCCGCGGCGTCCTGAGCCGGGACGACGACCACAAGGTCCTGCTCGAGCTGATCGACGTACGCCAACTGATCGAACAAGGCATCGCCGCGGACATCATCAAGGCCATGGACGACGACTTGCGCGCCTCTCTCACCGCCCTCGCGAACAAGATGCAGAAGAAGGCGGCGGCCGGCGAGGACTTCCTGGAAGAGGATCGCGAGTTTCATCTGATGCTGATGCGCCCCATCGGCAACGACCTGGTCCTGCAGCTGACCGGCGCGTTCTGGGAGGTGCACCGGATCGTCGCTCCGACCCTGAACGTCCGGCCGCAGGACGGGATCAAGACCGCCAAGCTCCACACCGCAATCATCAAGGCGGCCGCCGGAGGCGACGTCGACGAACTCCGAGCCGCCATCGCCGCCCACTACGAACCGGTCCGCGAACGAGTCCGCGCCCTGGCCGACGACGACTGA